The Rhodopirellula halodulae genome includes the window AATGACAAGCTCGAATTTCGCGAACGCAGTGATGAATCAATTCGTCAGCGGCGGCGAATTGTGAATCGCTGAATTCAGCCAAATTGATTTGCGTTTCGGTGTCTTTTTCCGCGACATTGAAATAACCCAAGTCGACTTGATCTGGCGACGCATCGATCCCAAGGTCGGGGATGAAGCGTCGATAAAGCGGCAGTTGCAAGTCGACCCACTGCGTCGAGCCGTCCGGCTGTTTCTTGAGGTGTTTCTTTTCCGGATGATAACCGTGCGTCTTGTAGTCCAAGATTGCCCATCGACCGGTTTCGGGATGATGATCGATGCGATCAAAGCGTCCGCGAAGTCCCGTGAACTCGCCGTCCAGCAAGATGCCTGTTGGTTTCTTTGGGTTGCCTTTCTCGTCGACCTTCTTTTCGTCAACGGATGCTTCCACGGCATGGATCTTCCATCCCGCGGCGGCACGTTCCGCTTGTCGCAGGGCAACGGTCTTCAATCGGCGTTGGGCCTGGCGGACTTGCAGCTTAACGGTGGTCGAGGTGTTATCGCCGAAATAAATCGCCGCGAATTGATGCAGCTCGGCAAGCAGAGCTTCCTCGACGCGTTTGGGATCGGTCTCGTTGGCAAAATCGCTCTCGCCAAAATTCTCGAGCGCACCGTGAACCAAATCCCCAAACTGGTTGGCGGCCAATTCCAAGGGGGAATCGTCCAGTGGACGCAACTTCAAAACGTGTCGTAGATAAAAGCGATAGGGACAAGCCAAGTACGCCGAGAACGCGGTCACGCTCAACGTTTGGATCGTGCGTCCCGGTTCCGGTGGCGGCGGCGAGTAAAAGCGTTCGATGTCAACGGGGGGTTGCGCCGAAGCGGACTTTGGCTGAGCCGGTTCGATACGAATCTTCGGTCGCGGTTGAGTCAGAACGTCGCAAACCAAACGGGCAGAGTCCTCTGGCGAGGCCGCCGAAAGAAGACGCGATGGTGGCGTTGGGGAGCCATCGGCCGAGTGAGCACCGACGATGAAGCGAACGGATTCTCGCGATGAAAGCAGTTGCTGCATCGCATGCACGTCGCGGGCGTAGCGACGTTGGTTGGCTGATTGGTGCAGCGTCGATCGAAGCTTTTTGGGCAGAAACGGATCGCCGGATTGAGCTTCGGGAACAAACGGATGATTCAGACCACAAACGACCAACGCCGGTGAGTCGTCCAGTGCCAAGTCCAGCCATCCCAGGATCTCGACTTGGGACTTCATTCGCTCATCCACCCAACGCACCTCGCGAATTCGCGAGGCGAGCATCTCCATCGCAACGGAACCTTCAACGGGCTCGTCCAGTGATGGGCTCAAATCCGCAAATCGGTTCAGGAGACGAAAGACGGCCTGCAGGGCACGGTGAGTACGGGAAAGCGATTGGGGGTCGGGTGATGTTGTTGCGTCATCGCTGACCGATTCCGAATCGTCTTCTGCCTGCGAACTTAGCAGCAGTTGCTGGCCGACGTCGCCGTGCAACGTGGCAAGAACGCCTTGCACAACGACGCTCCAATCTCGAATCGGTTTGGGGGCCGATGCCAGCAACGGTTGCAGCCAATGATCCAGCACGTCGCGGATTTCAGTTGCGATTCGAGATTGAGGGACCTTTTCCGGCAGCGGTTCGTCGACGGAACGAGGAAACGCGGACGACAGCAATTGATCGAGCTGACGCAGCCATTGCAGCGACGTCGGTTCGTTCGACAAGCGATTGCTGACAAACGCGGTGACATCGGCATGTCGAACGAGCGCCGCCAATGAACGCCAGGTGCGACGTTGAAGGTACGTCACCACCAAATGCATCAAGCGACCAATCGCGGTTTGGCCGACTCGGTGTCCCAAATGGCGATGCGTTTCAACATTGAGCAATTCACATCGGTTTTCGATGGGATCGACTTGGGATTCGTCTGTGACGCCGATGGTGATTTGATCGGTCCGGTAGGACTGGCCAAATTCAGCCAGCGTTTCCACGATCGCCGCGGTTTGGTCGGAAATCTCGCCCGCGGGAATCAAGTGGCTGGGTTCATACGGCAAATGATGGGATTGCCACTGCGCGGAAACCAAGTTGCCATAGCGATCGAATCGATGACCTTCCGATTCCGGTGCCGCGACCAATGCGGTCACGGATGATTGAACTTGGTTCAGCATCCGCACCAACAGTTTGGACATGTCGGTGGTGCCAACCAAAACGATCGATCGGTTGGTGCGGCATGCCCGTTGTCGAATCGCTTCCAGTTCGGCTTCGTTGGGATCCGTTTTGCCAGCGGACTGAAGTTCCGCCTGGTATTGCTGCATCAATCGCAGGAACAATTGCCAACGCCGCGTTTCGGTTTTGCCATCGCAAAGACCGAGCACATCCGTGTAGGTCAAACCTTCCGCGGCGATGGAGTTGTGCAATCGTCGCATCGTACCGCCCAGTTCCAACCACGCGTCCGCCGCGTCGGAGGCGGGCGGTGTGGCAACCAATGCCGAAAGGTCCTCCGGGGCGGTTGATGAGAGGACTCGGGCCCAAGCCAAGGTTTGTTCAAAATCGAGAGCTGTGTCGCGAGATTCGTACAAACGCGACGGCAGATCACCGACGGTGACCATTCGCGGGAGTTGCAGTCGGACGCCAGCGGAGACCGCTTCTTCCTGCAAAAGCTCTCGCATCCGATCGATGGCGCGACGCGAAGGAAACACCAAATCGACTTGCGACAGGTCCCAGGTTGGTTTGCTTTTGAAGTTGTCTTTCAGCCAGTGCTCTTTCAACCACGCGGCGGTCGAGGCGAGCAGCGGACGGTTCCATCCCAGAAAGATTGTTTGCGGCATGCGGTCGGTTCGAGAAAAACGCGAGAAGGTCGACAGACGATGCGTCCATGAAGCGGTCTCCGAGACCACTCACGCCGGAGTCACTCCGCGTCCGGTTTTTCGCGGACCCAGACTTCGTCGTTTTCAACTTTGACGTCGAAACAGTCGACTTTGGTTCGCGGGTTGTCTTCCCAGGTGCCGTCTTTGATGCAGAAACGCCACGCGTGCCAAGGACAGGTCACGGATTCGCCTTCCACATGGCCTTCTGCCAAGGAGGCGCCCATGTGCGGGCAAAGATCATCGATGGCGTACCACTCGTCCCCTTTTTTGAAGACAGCCACCATACGGCCATCGACTGGGACGGCTTTGCCAACGTTGTCTTCAAAGTCGGATACTTTCCCGACGCTTTCGTAGTCGCTCATGGTTTTGCTTTGGTTGGTAGATCGCGAGTCTTGATGCGGCGTCTGATTTTGGCCGGTTGCATCGCAGATTGCGTCAATTTATCGGACTCGAGTCGAAACCCCAATGAGGTTGAGGATGACTCCGGCGGCATGATTCGCTTTAATGGGACGGTCCGGCCTAGGATGGCTCACCCTCGAATTTGCGACTTGTATTTGGCTCTGTTTGTATGATTCATCACGAACTGCGACGAAAACTGGAATCTCGCGTTTTGCCCCACGTGCAAACGCCGGCTCAGTACGTTGGCGGGGAACGAAATATCGTCGTCAAGGATCATCGCAATCTTCGCGGGAAATTGGCGATTGGATTTCCTGATGCCTACACGATCGGGATGAGTCATCACGGGTTGCAGGTTCTGTACTCGATGATCAACCGCCGTGACGATTGGTGTGCCGAGCGAGTCTTCACGCCGTGGCCAGACATGGAGGCCAAACTTCGCGAGCACGACCTGCCGCTATACACGCTGGAAACGTTCACGCCGCTCAGCGAATTTGACGTGATCGGACTATCGCTGCAGTATGAAATCAGTTCGCCCAACGTTTTGACGATGGTCGATTTGGGTGGCTTGCCACTGGACGCGGTCGATCGGACCATGGCAGATCCGTTGTTGGTCGCGGGTGGCCCCTGCTGTCAAAACCCCGAGCCGATGGCCGACGTGTTTGACGTGATGGTGACGGGTGATGGCGAGCCTGCTCTGCCGGAGATTTGTGATCTCTGGATTCAGCTTCGCGAAGAATATCGTCGTCCGGATGGGACTTACGCCAGTGGCGAAGAAGGTCGAGCCCAACGCGAGGAGGCTCTTTCTCGCGTGGCTCAGCAATTGCCGTTCGCCTATGTGCCGCGATTTTATGTACCGCACTACGGCGAGAACGATCGCATCGAGTCAATCTCACGCACCCGCGATGACGTGCCGGAAACGATCGCCCCCAGCGTGATCAGCGATTTGGATGGCATTCCGTTGCCGACCAAACCCATCGTTCCCTACGTCAATTGCGTGCACGACCGAATTGCGATTGAGATCATGCGTGGGTGTCCGCACCTTTGTCGGTTCTGTCAAAGCACGGTGATCAAGCGACCGCTGCGAATTCGCGAGGTGGACACGATTGTGGAAGCCGCTTTGGAAAGCTACCGCAGCACAGGCTTCAACGAGATCAGCATCCTTTCGCTCTCCAGCAGCGACTACCCGCACTTTGAACAATTGGTGCGTCGCCTTCACGAAGTCTTTGTGCCTTTGGATGTCAACATCAGCGTGCCAAGCCTGCGTGTGAACGATCAGTTGCGAACGTTGCCCGAGTTGCTCGGGAGCACGCGACGCAAATCGTTGACGTTGGCCCCCGAAGTGGCTCGTGATGACATGCGTGAGCAAATTCGCAAGAAGATCAAAAACAGCGATTTGATCGAAGGTTGCCGGGCGGCCTTCCAGAATGGGTTTGAAAGCGTGAAGCTGTATTTCATGTGCGGCTTGCCCGGTGAGCGTCCTGTCGACTTGGATGGCATTGTGGATTTGGCGGAGACCATTTCCACGGTCGGAAAAGAGGTCAACGGTCGTTACGCCCGCGTGACCGCCAGCGTTTCAAACTTTGTGCCGAAGTCTCATACGCCGTATCAGTGGAATGGCATGCAGTCGCGTGAGTATTTTCATTGGGCTCACAATTATCTGTGGAAACGTCGCAAGATCCGCAGCGTGAATATCAAATGCCACGATGTAGAAACGAGTCTGCTGGAGGGCGTTATCAGCCGGGGCGACCGGCGAACTGGAAAAGCAATCCGTTTGGCGTGGGAACGCGGGGCTCGCATGGACGGGTGGACCGAACACTTGGATGCGGAGCGTTGGTGGCAGGCGATCGAGGACGCGGGAATCGATGTGCAACATCAAGTCCATGACAAGTATGAAATGATGGCCAAGCTTCCGTGGGATCACGTCAATGTGAAGTTCGGGCGAACTTACTTGGAAAAGGAACAGTCTCGAGCCACAATTCAGTTGGCCGACATGGCGAACGCGACGTAGCGACCTGTCAACTCATCTCGTTTCTGTTTGTTCTTCCATTTCGCGACATGAGTCTCGCATGACACTTCGAGTTCTTTGTTTCAGTGATCTGCATCGCAACCACATCGCGGCGCGTCAGTTGGTGAAGATGGCGGACGAAGCCGATCTGGTTTTGGGTGCCGGTGACTTTGCCAATCGACACGAAGGCCTGTCGGACACACTGGATGTCCTGTGTGCGATCACCACGCCGACCGTGCTTGTTCCCGGCAACGGAGAGACGGTCGAAGAACTTCGTGACGCGACGAAGGAGTGGAAAGCCGCGACGGTTTTGCATGGTGAAGGCTGCGACATTGAGCTGAAAGGAAAAGCGGTTCCGATCTGGGGAGTTGGCGGCGGCATCCCGGTCACGCCGTTTGGTGCCTGGAGCTATGACTTCGACGAGGAACAGGCTCGGGAGATGCTGGCCGATTGTCCTGAAAACGCAATTTTGATCACGCATTCGCCCGCGTTGGACACGGTCGACAAAGACAGCACGGGACGTGTTCGAGGCAGCCGAACCATTCGCGAAGTGATCTTGGAAAAGAAACCACGTTTCGCCGTCTGTGGTCACATCCACGATGACTGGGAAAGCCAGGTGACTCTCGGTTCCACGCCCGTGTTGAATGCGGGCCCCAACGGCGTTTTCGCGGACGTTCCAGAGTAAAACGTTTGTCCCATACGTTTACGGACGTTTCATAGTAGAACGTTTGTCCCAAACGTTTGCGTGCCCAACGTCGTCGAACCACGCTGAACGGACGCGATTGAATCTAGAATCGAGACAACGACGCAACCCTTTGGGCTTCGGCTGAAGGAACCGTTTGGGACAACGGTTCGACTCTGATTTTCAGCAGCGAAGCTTCTCTACGTCGCTTTCACAATCTTCTTGTACGCTCGGCCCTCATTTTGGTCGATGCGTTCGGGGCGGCCTTTGTGCAGATAGACCAATTTCCGGTGATCGATGCCCATCAGGTGCAACACCGTCGAATGGATGTCGTGCACGTGCAGGCGATCTTCCACCGCGTGCAACCCCAGGTCGTCCGTGGTTCCGTAGGCTTGACCGCCTTGAACGCCACCGCCCGCCATCCACATCGTGAATCCGGTTGGGTTGTGGTCGCGACCGTCACCTTTTTCACTCATTGGTGTGCGTCCAAATTCGCCGCCCCAAACGATGAGCGTTTCGTCGAGTAGGCCGCGCTGTTTAAGGTCTTGGATCAAGCCCGCGACGGGGAGATCCATTCCGCCGCACATGCGGGTGTGATTGGATTCAATTTTGGCGTGTGCGTCCCATTTACTGCCCGCCCCGTGATAACACTGAACGAACCGGACACCTCGCTCGACCAACCGCCGCGCCATCAAGAGTTGTCGGCCGTAGTCCTCCGTCTCCTTTTGATCCAGGCCATAAAGCTTCTTCGTCGCTTCGGTTTCCTGGGACAGGTCGACCGCTTCGGGGGCATGCGACTGCATTTGGTACGCCAGTTCGAAACTCCGGATGCGGGCTTCGAGTTCGCTGTTGTCGGCACGCTCCACCGCATGGGCGGCATTCAGTTGCGACAAGAAATCCAACGCTGCGCGTTGTTGCGTTCCTTCGATGTGTTGGGGGCGATCCAGGTTGGTAAACGGGGATCCGGAACGCTGCATCGTCGTTCCCTGGTACACCGCAGGCATGAAACCCGCGCCCCAGTTGCGTGCTCCGTTGATGACGCGTCCTTTGCCTTCCTGCATCACAACAAACGCGGGCAGGTTTTCGTTTTCGGTGCCTAGGCCATAGGTGACCCAACTACCGAGCGATGGTCGGCCGGCAAATTGGCTGCCCGTGTTCATTTGGCAAATGCCGCCGGAATGGTTGATCCCGTTGGTCCAGACCGAACGAATCACTGCTAGTTCGTCGGCCATCTTGGCTGTGTGTGGAAGCCAGTCTGAAACCCACAATCCGCCTTCGCCGTGTTGCGCCCATTTCCGCTGAGTCGGCAAGATTGGCGAATCAAACTCGCCCATCGCCGTCAGCACCCGACCGAAGCTTTCGGGGATCGGTTTGCCCGCCAATTTGTTCAGATCGGGCTTGGGGTCAAAGGTGTCGAGATGGCTGGGTCCACCATCCATGAACAAAAAAATGACACTCTTTGCTTTGGCAGGATGATGCGTCAGTTTGGTCGCCAAGGGCGAGGGGGCTTCCGACGATGGGCCTGCGATCGCGAGTTCCGGTAGCAGGCTGGCCAACGCCAGCGAACCGAATCCGCCGCCGCACTGCAGCAGCATCTGCCGCCGCGAGCGAGCTTGATGGGAAAGGCCGGCGGAGTTCGAGAGTTTTTCAGTCGACATAGATCATCTCGCTCGAACAAAGGTAAGCGTGGAGCAGGGCCAGTCTTGCTTTGGTTGTGTCGTCTTGTGACTTGCCCGAGGATGATTGCTCTGGCGCATTGTCGGGGTAACTCAACATGAATTGGGCGGCCCGTTGGTGGTCCTGTGGGCCGGCATCGCGATGAAAGAGTTGCTGATGAACCGCTTGGATCATGTCGTGCAAGGATGTGTCATGATGCTGTGCCTCCAACCGCTTGGCTCGATCGTGCACCCATTTGTTGTTCATCAACATCAGGGCTTGTGGCGACGTGGTTGTTCTGTGTCGTTTGCCTTGGCTGCGAACACGATCGGGAAAATCGAACGCGGCCAAGAATGGATCCAGTCGATTGCGCTTTACGTTCTTGTAGATGGCTCGTTTT containing:
- a CDS encoding PD-(D/E)XK nuclease family protein — translated: MPQTIFLGWNRPLLASTAAWLKEHWLKDNFKSKPTWDLSQVDLVFPSRRAIDRMRELLQEEAVSAGVRLQLPRMVTVGDLPSRLYESRDTALDFEQTLAWARVLSSTAPEDLSALVATPPASDAADAWLELGGTMRRLHNSIAAEGLTYTDVLGLCDGKTETRRWQLFLRLMQQYQAELQSAGKTDPNEAELEAIRQRACRTNRSIVLVGTTDMSKLLVRMLNQVQSSVTALVAAPESEGHRFDRYGNLVSAQWQSHHLPYEPSHLIPAGEISDQTAAIVETLAEFGQSYRTDQITIGVTDESQVDPIENRCELLNVETHRHLGHRVGQTAIGRLMHLVVTYLQRRTWRSLAALVRHADVTAFVSNRLSNEPTSLQWLRQLDQLLSSAFPRSVDEPLPEKVPQSRIATEIRDVLDHWLQPLLASAPKPIRDWSVVVQGVLATLHGDVGQQLLLSSQAEDDSESVSDDATTSPDPQSLSRTHRALQAVFRLLNRFADLSPSLDEPVEGSVAMEMLASRIREVRWVDERMKSQVEILGWLDLALDDSPALVVCGLNHPFVPEAQSGDPFLPKKLRSTLHQSANQRRYARDVHAMQQLLSSRESVRFIVGAHSADGSPTPPSRLLSAASPEDSARLVCDVLTQPRPKIRIEPAQPKSASAQPPVDIERFYSPPPPEPGRTIQTLSVTAFSAYLACPYRFYLRHVLKLRPLDDSPLELAANQFGDLVHGALENFGESDFANETDPKRVEEALLAELHQFAAIYFGDNTSTTVKLQVRQAQRRLKTVALRQAERAAAGWKIHAVEASVDEKKVDEKGNPKKPTGILLDGEFTGLRGRFDRIDHHPETGRWAILDYKTHGYHPEKKHLKKQPDGSTQWVDLQLPLYRRFIPDLGIDASPDQVDLGYFNVAEKDTETQINLAEFSDSQFAAADELIHHCVREIRACHFEPNPEGVEFDDYEMMMNQRVFVPMDEEESFE
- the nirD gene encoding nitrite reductase small subunit NirD, with protein sequence MSDYESVGKVSDFEDNVGKAVPVDGRMVAVFKKGDEWYAIDDLCPHMGASLAEGHVEGESVTCPWHAWRFCIKDGTWEDNPRTKVDCFDVKVENDEVWVREKPDAE
- a CDS encoding TIGR03960 family B12-binding radical SAM protein, encoding MIHHELRRKLESRVLPHVQTPAQYVGGERNIVVKDHRNLRGKLAIGFPDAYTIGMSHHGLQVLYSMINRRDDWCAERVFTPWPDMEAKLREHDLPLYTLETFTPLSEFDVIGLSLQYEISSPNVLTMVDLGGLPLDAVDRTMADPLLVAGGPCCQNPEPMADVFDVMVTGDGEPALPEICDLWIQLREEYRRPDGTYASGEEGRAQREEALSRVAQQLPFAYVPRFYVPHYGENDRIESISRTRDDVPETIAPSVISDLDGIPLPTKPIVPYVNCVHDRIAIEIMRGCPHLCRFCQSTVIKRPLRIREVDTIVEAALESYRSTGFNEISILSLSSSDYPHFEQLVRRLHEVFVPLDVNISVPSLRVNDQLRTLPELLGSTRRKSLTLAPEVARDDMREQIRKKIKNSDLIEGCRAAFQNGFESVKLYFMCGLPGERPVDLDGIVDLAETISTVGKEVNGRYARVTASVSNFVPKSHTPYQWNGMQSREYFHWAHNYLWKRRKIRSVNIKCHDVETSLLEGVISRGDRRTGKAIRLAWERGARMDGWTEHLDAERWWQAIEDAGIDVQHQVHDKYEMMAKLPWDHVNVKFGRTYLEKEQSRATIQLADMANAT
- a CDS encoding metallophosphoesterase family protein produces the protein MTLRVLCFSDLHRNHIAARQLVKMADEADLVLGAGDFANRHEGLSDTLDVLCAITTPTVLVPGNGETVEELRDATKEWKAATVLHGEGCDIELKGKAVPIWGVGGGIPVTPFGAWSYDFDEEQAREMLADCPENAILITHSPALDTVDKDSTGRVRGSRTIREVILEKKPRFAVCGHIHDDWESQVTLGSTPVLNAGPNGVFADVPE
- a CDS encoding DUF1501 domain-containing protein, which translates into the protein MLLQCGGGFGSLALASLLPELAIAGPSSEAPSPLATKLTHHPAKAKSVIFLFMDGGPSHLDTFDPKPDLNKLAGKPIPESFGRVLTAMGEFDSPILPTQRKWAQHGEGGLWVSDWLPHTAKMADELAVIRSVWTNGINHSGGICQMNTGSQFAGRPSLGSWVTYGLGTENENLPAFVVMQEGKGRVINGARNWGAGFMPAVYQGTTMQRSGSPFTNLDRPQHIEGTQQRAALDFLSQLNAAHAVERADNSELEARIRSFELAYQMQSHAPEAVDLSQETEATKKLYGLDQKETEDYGRQLLMARRLVERGVRFVQCYHGAGSKWDAHAKIESNHTRMCGGMDLPVAGLIQDLKQRGLLDETLIVWGGEFGRTPMSEKGDGRDHNPTGFTMWMAGGGVQGGQAYGTTDDLGLHAVEDRLHVHDIHSTVLHLMGIDHRKLVYLHKGRPERIDQNEGRAYKKIVKAT